The genomic interval TTTACAATTTTGTCGAGAAGAGTCATGCCTTCTTGATCGATGCGAGTGTAGCCTTTAGGGACAGTACtttgcaaaatgctgtatttatGACGGAGAACCCCAATTATGCTCTCAATGTGTTTCCTGAGAGTTGCCAGGCACTCGGTGTCCCCCAAGTCAACGGGATCCAATTGTCCTTTGCCAAGAGCTAATGCTGTGATTCTAATGTCAGCTGGATAGGAATGTTCACTCTCACCGACGATAAAACCTCGGTCGGCTAAGACTAAGTCACCTGGAAGCAAATTGCATAAAAACTTGCTTTGCTTTATGATTAACTTATCACTTATGCGACCTCCCCGGCCATTGGAAAGGAAGCAAATTGAGCCTTGTGGACAAATGGCTAATAAGTATTTCATGGTATAACATGACTGGTATGCTGAGTAACACAGTGCACTGTTTATCAAGTTACTTGGTTTCTCTAAGACTATGTCAAAAACGTCAATAATGCACACCGTCTTTTCGAAGGGACTGTTCCGAAATGCACACGGGAGAGACTTTCTTAAAGACTCCCTGTCCGGCCATTTGACTAAGCTTGACACCAGCCGACAATCCATGACGTTTACACAACGGTTGAAAAGCTGGGAAACGGCGGTCGAATCCACTGCAAAGTAATAGGCAAGAAAGTCAAAAGACAAGTTAAGTCTGAGCTTGATCAAAGTTAGCATGAACTGCTGAAAGGACGTCAGGTACGACGCAGGGTTAAGGAAAGGAGCCACAAAGTGAAAAAGCGTCATCAGGACAGAAAATGTCGGCAGACCGGTGAGCGCGGTCACCTTTCCGTCGTCGTTTTTCAGAGTCATCTCGTTTAGTTCAACTCGGTTCATTTTGTCTTTTAGCAACTCATTTTCAGTCCTCAGAGCCTGACATTCTGACTCCAGGGATTGGATGAGTCTCTGACAGTCTTCGCTATAACACGGCAGAGTCGCTGTGCTCTCCTGATAATCAGGAGTGGATGGAAGCTCGTTGTGGGGGGGTGTCTCTGGAGATTCTCTTATAGGAATGTCAACTTCTACGGGACCGCCTTCGTCGGCCGTGTCGGTTACAGAGTCGTCCGCTGATGCTACAGGGGGCGATTTTCTTTCCTGATTAATTTCTTGGTGTTTGCTCTTCTGCCGTCTGTTGAAAACAACCAGCTGCCTTTG from Entelurus aequoreus isolate RoL-2023_Sb linkage group LG14, RoL_Eaeq_v1.1, whole genome shotgun sequence carries:
- the fggy gene encoding FGGY carbohydrate kinase domain-containing protein isoform X1: MPKNCVVFGCTNHNMKQGKQRSYFVLPKRDKSPQRRDKWLAALHRENEDGSHWSPPKSRVVCSDHFVSGRPVKNPMHTDYAPSILPQLPQSGEKASHRMDIYERHQLTTSKRESAVVNPLTTDAADSCCAPGCKNQRGDGKAREFYRLPKDPERRQKWVAIINRARSQWKKSEPWWEPSDNGVRLCSEHFISGRKSNNQRSPDFVPAIFKHVPSPQKRRRRRSARQRQLVVFNRRQKSKHQEINQERKSPPVASADDSVTDTADEGGPVEVDIPIRESPETPPHNELPSTPDYQESTATLPCYSEDCQRLIQSLESECQALRTENELLKDKMNRVELNEMTLKNDDGKVTALTGLPTFSVLMTLFHFVAPFLNPASYLTSFQQFMLTLIKLRLNLSFDFLAYYFAVDSTAVSQLFNRCVNVMDCRLVSSLVKWPDRESLRKSLPCAFRNSPFEKTVCIIDVFDIVLEKPSNLINSALCYSAYQSCYTMKYLLAICPQGSICFLSNGRGGRISDKLIIKQSKFLCNLLPGDLVLADRGFIVGESEHSYPADIRITALALGKGQLDPVDLGDTECLATLRKHIESIIGVLRHKYSILQSTVPKGYTRIDQEGMTLLDKIVNICCALTNASESVVSFQ